Proteins encoded in a region of the Magallana gigas chromosome 8, xbMagGiga1.1, whole genome shotgun sequence genome:
- the LOC136269644 gene encoding sulfotransferase 1B1-like isoform X1, with protein MDGIDVYELDYPTYEGVRLAKVEPLLRDAGKVINDIQDLKLGSEAVILATFPRSGTHWVYEITHMLLTRNANYNTVSREATFLEGLPDLGPLQFYNHIVSTHLQFKWLPKQHVERGGKIIYVIRNPKDVAVSFFEVMRSCGLLREETFEYFLSEFYLGKRAIYGGWFQYNQTFIREAKARKDQIIMLQYETVKKNTLKELKRLAEFLEVKIADPLLKEIAGKCQFDNLKTADKIVRNDEALSKIMRAVSLNEHPTIYRKGEIGDWKNYFTVAMSEAFDKTNADNMDDIGLEFEFE; from the exons atggaTGGCATAGATGTTTACGAACTGGACTATCCAACTTATGAAGGAGTCAGGTTAGCCAAAGTTGAACCACTTCTTAGAGATGCTGGAAAAGTGATAAATGATATTCAAGATTTAAAGCTTGGTTCGGAAGCAGTTATTCTGGCTACGTTTCCTAGATCAG GAACACACTGGGTGTACGAAATTACTCATATGTTGCTTACGAGGAATGCAAACTACAATACAGTTTCTAGAGAGGCCACTTTCTTGGAAGGGTTGCCAGACCTTGGTCCTCTACAGTTTTATAATCATATCGTCAGCACACACCTTCAATTCAAGTGGCTACCAAAACAGCACGTAGAGAGAGGTGGCAAAATCATATACGTCATACGAAATCCTAAAGATGTTGCGGTTTCATTCTTTGAAGTGATGCGCTCCTGTGGTTTATTGCGAGAAgaaacatttgaatattttttatctgaattttatttaGGGAAAA gGGCAATTTATGGGGGTTGGTTTCAATACAATCAAACCTTCATTAGAGAGGCAAAGGCACGAAAAGACCAAATCATCATGCTGCAATACGAAACAGTGAAAAAA aACACACTAAAGGAACTAAAACGATTAGCGGAGTTCTTAGAAGTGAAAATAGCGGACCCGTTATTGAAAGAAATAGCTGGGAAGTGTCAATTTGACAATTTAAAGACAGCTGATAAAATCGTGCGAAATGATGAAGCATTGTCCAAGATCATGCGAGCTGTGAGTCTCAATGAACATCCTACCATTTATAGGAAAG GTGAAATTGGAGACTGGAAAAATTATTTCACAGTAGCGATGAGTGAAGCATTTGACAAAACAAATGCAGACAATATGGACGATATTGGATTGGAATTCGAATTTGAGTAG
- the LOC136269644 gene encoding sulfotransferase 1B1-like isoform X2, with protein MDGIDVYELDYPTYEGVRLAKVEPLLRDAGKVINDIQDLKLGSEAVILATFPRSGAIYGGWFQYNQTFIREAKARKDQIIMLQYETVKKNTLKELKRLAEFLEVKIADPLLKEIAGKCQFDNLKTADKIVRNDEALSKIMRAVSLNEHPTIYRKGEIGDWKNYFTVAMSEAFDKTNADNMDDIGLEFEFE; from the exons atggaTGGCATAGATGTTTACGAACTGGACTATCCAACTTATGAAGGAGTCAGGTTAGCCAAAGTTGAACCACTTCTTAGAGATGCTGGAAAAGTGATAAATGATATTCAAGATTTAAAGCTTGGTTCGGAAGCAGTTATTCTGGCTACGTTTCCTAGATCAG gGGCAATTTATGGGGGTTGGTTTCAATACAATCAAACCTTCATTAGAGAGGCAAAGGCACGAAAAGACCAAATCATCATGCTGCAATACGAAACAGTGAAAAAA aACACACTAAAGGAACTAAAACGATTAGCGGAGTTCTTAGAAGTGAAAATAGCGGACCCGTTATTGAAAGAAATAGCTGGGAAGTGTCAATTTGACAATTTAAAGACAGCTGATAAAATCGTGCGAAATGATGAAGCATTGTCCAAGATCATGCGAGCTGTGAGTCTCAATGAACATCCTACCATTTATAGGAAAG GTGAAATTGGAGACTGGAAAAATTATTTCACAGTAGCGATGAGTGAAGCATTTGACAAAACAAATGCAGACAATATGGACGATATTGGATTGGAATTCGAATTTGAGTAG